In Gimesia panareensis, the genomic window CGGTGAGGAAGCCTTTGCCCAGGGGGCTGAAGGGGACGAAGCCGATGCCCAGTTCTTCGAGTGTGGGGAGGATGGCTTCTTCGGGCTCGCGCCACCAGAGAGAGTATTCACTCTGCAGGGCGGCGACCGGCTGGACCGCGTGGGCGCGACGGATGACTTCGACGCCCGCTTCCGAGAGGCCGAAGTGTTTGACTTTACCCTCTGCGATCAGTTCTTTGACGGTGCCAGCGACCTCTTCGATGGGGACTTCCGGGTCGACGCGGTGCTGATAGAGCAGGTCGATGTAGTCGGTCTGTAGTCGTTTGAGCGAGGCTTCGACGACGTTGCGGATGTGTGCGCGGCGGCTGTCGAGGCCGGTCTGAACACCCTGGTCGTCAATGGCGAAGCCGAACTTGGTGGCGATGATGACCTGTTCGCGGACGGGAGCGAGAGCTTTGCCGAGGAGCTCTTCGTTGGTGAAGGCACCGTAGACTTCGGCGGTGTCGAAGAAGGTGACGCCCAGGTCAACGGCCGACCGGAGCAGGGCGATGCCGTCCTGGTCTTCGACGGCGGGACCGTAGCCAAAGCTGAGGCCCATGCAGCCCAGGCCGAGGGCGGAGACTTCGAGATTATTGCCGAGTGTGCGTTTCTGCATTGTATCTGCTTTCGATATTTGAATTCGATGGATTCCGGTGGCGCTGTGAGTGTGAGCCGTGAATATTGTGAGATGATTCACGGTGTCTATCATAGAGCTTACCTGTTTTG contains:
- a CDS encoding aldo/keto reductase, which gives rise to MQKRTLGNNLEVSALGLGCMGLSFGYGPAVEDQDGIALLRSAVDLGVTFFDTAEVYGAFTNEELLGKALAPVREQVIIATKFGFAIDDQGVQTGLDSRRAHIRNVVEASLKRLQTDYIDLLYQHRVDPEVPIEEVAGTVKELIAEGKVKHFGLSEAGVEVIRRAHAVQPVAALQSEYSLWWREPEEAILPTLEELGIGFVPFSPLGKGFLTGKIDASTTFDSTDFRNKVPRFAEENRKANLALVDLLGRIAAQKNATPAQIALAWILAQKPWIVPIPGTTKLHRLEENIAAADIELTAADLAEIDSALSEIDVLGERYPEAAMKMINR